From the Paludibacterium paludis genome, one window contains:
- a CDS encoding response regulator — translation MINSEGSLDGGQTDDVSSPDGTGLSDGAHGAAHEGSLLQLQAERDALCAALREAKRSSRDKLDLLALLSHEFRSAVSGVIGMTDLLQQTPLSREQSSLLDGLRSSGQSMQQLLNDLLDFVRIESGQLKLESLPVSASALLADCADKLRPMALTRGVAFETGMDECMPVWVTGDVLRLKQVVMTLAAQVVGRAKEGRIDVSLAPTAAGTISLFVVHSHGSERPWHYEPFDFPASGPATHSDDGGLDMLICGRLVRAMGGQVWKASGPSAAPSFRCDLPLNECAPPRSRALSDFAAPLPKLRVLVAEDNVVNQMLATHLLTRLGMGKDIDVVENGAEAVEAVRSKNYDVVLMDVNMPVMDGLEATRRIRSLQAPARQPHIIAVTANAFDSDRQACLDAGMNDFVSKPFRRDDLLLCLARVVSVGAD, via the coding sequence ATGATCAATTCTGAAGGCTCTCTGGATGGAGGGCAAACGGACGACGTTTCCAGCCCGGATGGGACGGGATTGTCCGACGGGGCGCATGGGGCCGCGCACGAAGGAAGTCTCCTCCAATTGCAGGCCGAGAGGGACGCACTGTGTGCCGCGCTGCGCGAGGCCAAGCGCTCATCCCGTGACAAACTTGATTTGCTGGCTTTGTTGAGTCACGAATTCCGATCCGCGGTAAGCGGCGTGATCGGCATGACGGATCTTCTGCAACAAACGCCGTTATCGCGCGAACAGTCAAGTCTGCTGGACGGTTTGCGTTCGTCCGGACAGTCCATGCAGCAGTTGCTGAATGACTTGCTGGATTTTGTGCGTATCGAGTCGGGTCAATTGAAGCTGGAGAGCTTGCCGGTTTCGGCCAGTGCGTTGCTGGCCGATTGTGCCGACAAGCTCAGACCGATGGCCCTGACTCGTGGCGTGGCATTCGAAACCGGCATGGATGAGTGCATGCCGGTATGGGTGACGGGGGACGTTCTACGCCTCAAACAGGTCGTCATGACTCTGGCCGCGCAGGTCGTTGGCCGGGCCAAAGAGGGGCGCATTGATGTTTCCCTGGCGCCAACGGCTGCCGGTACGATTTCCCTGTTCGTTGTTCACTCGCACGGCAGCGAGAGGCCATGGCACTACGAGCCTTTCGATTTTCCTGCTTCAGGTCCGGCGACCCATTCCGATGATGGCGGACTCGACATGTTGATCTGCGGCCGATTGGTGCGTGCCATGGGGGGGCAGGTCTGGAAAGCCTCGGGCCCATCCGCCGCGCCTTCGTTCCGGTGCGACCTGCCATTGAACGAATGCGCGCCTCCCCGCTCCCGTGCCTTGTCGGATTTCGCGGCGCCGCTGCCGAAGTTGCGCGTTCTTGTCGCCGAGGACAACGTGGTCAACCAGATGCTGGCAACGCACCTGCTCACCCGGCTGGGGATGGGCAAGGATATTGATGTCGTCGAGAACGGAGCCGAAGCGGTCGAAGCGGTCAGGAGTAAAAATTACGATGTGGTGTTGATGGATGTGAACATGCCGGTGATGGACGGGCTGGAGGCGACCCGCCGCATCCGGTCGCTGCAGGCGCCTGCGCGGCAGCCCCATATCATCGCGGTGACGGCCAACGCTTTTGATTCCGATCGCCAGGCGTGCCTCGATGCCGGCATGAACGACTTCGTCAGTAAACCGTTCCGCAGGGATGACTTGTTGCTTTGTCTGGCCCGGGTGGTATCGGTGGGCGCAGACTGA
- the potE gene encoding putrescine-ornithine antiporter: MSSKSNKMGLMGLTIIVAVNMMGSGIIMLPANLAKVGTITMLSWIVTALGAMALAYSFAQCGFFVSRSGGMSAYAEEAHGKSSFFMASYTYYVSLAIANVAIAITAIGYLAPFVPWLSAAPVNTCMGIIALLWLTAIANFWGPKITGRISGVTVWGVIIPVCTLAVFGWFWFDPHTFSSAWNVQNKPFGEAVSSGIALTLWAFLGMESACANSDAVENPKKNVPIAVLLGTGIAAVIYVLSTAAMQGIVPNAQLAASTSPFGLAFSILFNPAIGSLVNLLAVVACTGSLLGWQFTIAQVSKAGADNGIFMKFFADVTKHGAPIKGMVLITTVQSAIALMTISPDLSKQFNVLVNLAVFTNVVPYILSLTALPAIMKKNELTGAPYARNMFIVLIAILYSMYSIYAAGADAVFWGSLVMLFGYLLYGMVAHRFPVNIADAGTAE; the protein is encoded by the coding sequence ATGTCTTCCAAGTCCAACAAGATGGGGCTCATGGGCCTAACCATCATCGTGGCCGTGAATATGATGGGTTCGGGCATCATCATGCTGCCGGCCAACCTGGCGAAAGTCGGGACCATCACGATGCTGTCGTGGATCGTGACGGCGCTTGGCGCCATGGCGCTTGCCTACTCCTTCGCTCAGTGCGGCTTCTTCGTTTCCCGTTCCGGCGGTATGTCGGCATACGCTGAAGAGGCGCATGGCAAGTCCTCCTTCTTCATGGCTTCGTATACCTACTACGTGTCGCTGGCTATCGCCAACGTCGCCATCGCCATTACCGCCATCGGTTATCTGGCTCCGTTCGTTCCCTGGCTTAGCGCCGCGCCGGTCAATACCTGCATGGGCATCATCGCTTTGCTGTGGTTGACCGCCATCGCCAACTTCTGGGGCCCGAAAATCACCGGCCGCATCTCCGGCGTGACCGTCTGGGGCGTGATCATCCCGGTGTGCACCCTGGCTGTCTTCGGCTGGTTCTGGTTCGATCCGCACACTTTCTCCAGCGCCTGGAACGTGCAGAACAAGCCGTTCGGTGAGGCCGTTTCCTCCGGTATCGCCCTGACCCTGTGGGCCTTCCTCGGCATGGAGTCCGCTTGCGCCAACTCCGACGCCGTCGAAAACCCGAAGAAGAACGTGCCGATCGCCGTACTGCTGGGTACCGGTATCGCCGCCGTGATCTATGTGCTGTCGACCGCCGCCATGCAAGGTATCGTTCCGAATGCGCAACTGGCCGCTTCGACCTCGCCGTTCGGTCTGGCCTTCTCGATTCTGTTCAACCCGGCCATCGGTAGCCTGGTTAACCTGTTGGCAGTGGTTGCGTGTACCGGTTCCCTGCTGGGCTGGCAGTTCACCATCGCTCAAGTCTCCAAGGCCGGCGCCGATAATGGCATCTTCATGAAGTTCTTCGCCGACGTGACCAAGCATGGCGCCCCGATCAAGGGCATGGTGCTGATCACCACGGTACAAAGCGCCATCGCACTGATGACCATTTCGCCCGATCTGAGCAAACAGTTCAACGTACTGGTCAACCTGGCCGTGTTCACCAACGTGGTGCCGTACATCCTGTCGCTGACCGCTCTGCCTGCGATCATGAAGAAGAACGAGCTGACCGGCGCTCCGTACGCTCGCAACATGTTCATCGTGCTGATCGCGATCCTGTACAGCATGTACAGTATCTACGCAGCCGGCGCCGATGCTGTCTTCTGGGGCTCTTTGGTGATGCTGTTCGGTTACCTGCTCTATGGCATGGTGGCTCACCGCTTCCCGGTGAATATCGCTGACGCGGGCACCGCCGAATAA
- a CDS encoding HD-GYP domain-containing protein, translating to MAILIVDDNSTNLILMTALARSVAEVEPVAFENPFEALAWSESHDPDLVLVDYMMPELDGHEFIRRFRAIPDRQDVPIVMITTENERPIRQKALELGATEFLAKPIDSVEFRIRVRNLLALSQARQQLSNRSQWLAEEVARATQVIRLREQELVLRLSRAAEYRDPETGAHINRMSSYAALIARGLGCEEEFVANLKLAAPMHDIGKLGIPDYILLKPGRLTPEELHIMQGHAEIGARILSGSHSPLIQLASRVAAGHHEKFDGTGYPLGLKGEAIPLEARIVAVADVFDALTSERPYKKPWPFDEARRYIEDGRGKHFCPRCVDAFCSNWEGVLGISREFPDDVPDEGDLPAEFEGGEA from the coding sequence ATGGCCATTCTGATAGTCGACGACAATTCCACCAATCTGATACTGATGACCGCGCTGGCGCGCTCCGTGGCAGAGGTCGAGCCGGTCGCATTTGAAAATCCGTTCGAAGCCCTGGCCTGGAGCGAGTCCCATGACCCCGACCTGGTATTGGTGGACTACATGATGCCGGAACTGGACGGCCATGAGTTCATCCGGCGCTTTCGCGCCATCCCCGACCGGCAGGATGTCCCCATTGTCATGATCACTACCGAGAACGAGCGCCCGATCAGGCAGAAGGCTCTGGAACTTGGCGCCACCGAATTCCTTGCCAAGCCCATCGATTCGGTCGAGTTCCGTATCCGGGTGCGCAATCTGCTGGCCTTGAGCCAGGCCAGGCAGCAATTGAGCAACCGCAGCCAATGGCTCGCCGAGGAGGTGGCGCGGGCGACGCAGGTGATCCGTCTGCGCGAGCAGGAACTGGTGCTGCGCTTGTCGCGCGCGGCGGAATACCGGGATCCGGAAACCGGGGCGCACATCAACCGGATGTCCAGTTACGCGGCGCTGATCGCCAGGGGGCTCGGCTGCGAAGAGGAGTTCGTGGCCAATTTGAAGCTGGCGGCGCCGATGCACGATATCGGCAAACTTGGCATCCCCGATTACATCTTGCTCAAACCCGGCCGGCTGACGCCCGAAGAGCTGCATATCATGCAAGGGCACGCGGAAATCGGAGCGAGAATTCTGTCCGGCAGTCATTCCCCGCTGATTCAACTGGCGAGCCGGGTGGCGGCGGGACACCATGAAAAGTTCGATGGCACGGGCTACCCGCTAGGACTGAAGGGCGAGGCCATCCCGCTGGAGGCGCGCATCGTGGCGGTGGCCGATGTGTTCGACGCGTTGACTTCTGAACGCCCGTACAAGAAACCCTGGCCGTTCGACGAGGCGCGCCGCTACATCGAAGACGGCCGCGGCAAGCATTTTTGTCCGCGGTGCGTCGACGCGTTTTGCTCCAACTGGGAAGGCGTCCTCGGCATTTCGCGGGAGTTTCCCGACGATGTGCCGGACGAGGGCGATCTGCCCGCCGAATTCGAGGGAGGCGAAGCATGA
- the speF gene encoding ornithine decarboxylase SpeF — MNYLKIALGSVEACCIKTERAYVNVAETDFADVGAVVINVQDITEGKIIDKLISRGLKIPVFVETQSKEMLPLEYVEHVTSVIECNKQSPEFYGRQIETAITKYSESMLPPFFGLLRKYVEMGNSTFACPGHQGGQFFHKHPAGRRMFDFFGENLFRSDMCNADVKLGDLLIHEGAAHEAQAHAARVYNADKTYFVLNGTSASNKVVCNALLAKGDLVLFDRNNHKSNHHGALIQAGATPVYLETARNPFGFIGGIDAHCFEEKYLREQIRAVAPERADKARPFRLAIIQLGTYDGTVYNARQVVDKIGHLCDYILFDSAWVGYEQFIPMMKDCSPLLLDLNENDPGILVTQSVHKQQAGFSQTSQIHKKDRHIKGQDRYCNHKRFNNAFMLHASTSPFYPLFASLDVNAKMHEGESGRYLWKQCVKFGIEARKMLLNTCKMIRPFVPETVNGRAWQDHETEVMAEDLRFFAFHPGEKWHAFEGYAEGQYFVDPCKLLLTTPGINAATGEYTEFGIPATILANFLRENNIIPEKCDLNSILFLLTPAEDMGKMQHLVAQIARFERYIEEDAPLSVVLPTVYQNNEERYRGYTIRQLCQEMHNLYVSRNVKQLQKEMFRQSHLPKQVMNPQEANIEFVRGNVELVALCDAEGRVAAEGALPYPPGVLCVVPGEVWGGAVQRYFLALEEGINVLPGFSPELQGVYLQTDPDGRKRAYGYVMKK; from the coding sequence ATGAATTATCTGAAAATTGCCCTTGGTTCAGTTGAAGCTTGCTGCATTAAAACCGAACGCGCCTACGTCAATGTCGCGGAAACGGACTTCGCCGATGTCGGCGCCGTTGTCATCAACGTGCAGGACATCACCGAAGGGAAGATCATCGACAAACTGATCTCCCGCGGCCTGAAAATCCCGGTCTTTGTTGAAACCCAAAGCAAAGAAATGCTGCCGCTGGAATACGTCGAGCACGTGACCAGCGTCATCGAATGCAACAAGCAGTCTCCCGAGTTCTACGGTCGCCAGATCGAAACCGCCATCACCAAATACAGCGAATCCATGCTGCCCCCGTTCTTCGGCCTGCTGCGCAAGTATGTCGAAATGGGCAACTCCACGTTCGCCTGCCCGGGGCACCAGGGTGGTCAGTTCTTCCACAAGCACCCCGCCGGCCGTCGCATGTTCGACTTCTTCGGCGAGAACCTGTTCCGTTCCGACATGTGTAACGCCGACGTGAAGCTGGGCGACCTGCTGATTCACGAAGGTGCCGCGCATGAGGCGCAGGCGCATGCCGCACGTGTTTACAACGCGGACAAGACCTACTTCGTCCTGAACGGTACTTCCGCTTCGAACAAAGTGGTATGTAATGCCTTGCTGGCCAAGGGCGACCTGGTTCTGTTCGACCGTAACAACCACAAGTCCAACCACCATGGCGCCCTGATCCAGGCCGGAGCGACTCCGGTTTATCTGGAAACCGCCCGTAACCCGTTCGGCTTCATCGGCGGTATCGACGCACACTGCTTCGAAGAGAAATACCTGCGTGAACAGATCCGTGCCGTGGCTCCGGAACGTGCCGACAAGGCCCGTCCGTTCCGCCTGGCCATCATTCAGCTGGGGACTTACGACGGTACCGTTTACAACGCCCGTCAGGTTGTGGACAAGATCGGTCACCTGTGCGACTACATCCTGTTCGACTCGGCATGGGTTGGCTACGAGCAATTCATCCCGATGATGAAAGACTGCTCGCCGCTGCTGCTGGATTTGAACGAAAACGATCCTGGCATCCTCGTGACCCAGTCGGTTCACAAGCAACAAGCCGGTTTCTCGCAAACCTCGCAAATCCACAAGAAAGACCGCCACATCAAGGGTCAGGATCGTTACTGCAACCACAAACGCTTCAACAACGCGTTCATGCTGCATGCTTCGACCAGCCCGTTCTATCCGCTGTTCGCATCGCTGGACGTCAACGCCAAGATGCACGAAGGCGAAAGCGGCCGCTACCTGTGGAAGCAGTGCGTGAAGTTCGGTATCGAAGCTCGCAAGATGCTGCTCAACACGTGCAAGATGATCCGTCCGTTCGTGCCCGAAACGGTCAATGGCCGCGCATGGCAGGATCACGAGACCGAAGTGATGGCCGAAGACCTGCGCTTCTTCGCCTTCCACCCGGGTGAGAAATGGCATGCCTTCGAAGGCTACGCCGAAGGTCAGTACTTCGTCGATCCTTGCAAACTGTTGCTGACGACGCCGGGTATCAACGCCGCGACCGGTGAATACACCGAATTCGGTATCCCGGCGACCATCCTGGCCAACTTCCTCCGCGAAAACAACATCATTCCGGAGAAGTGCGACCTGAACTCCATCCTCTTCCTGCTGACGCCGGCGGAAGACATGGGCAAGATGCAGCATCTGGTTGCCCAGATCGCCCGCTTCGAACGTTATATCGAGGAAGATGCGCCGCTGTCCGTGGTTCTGCCGACTGTTTATCAGAACAACGAAGAACGGTATCGCGGTTACACCATCCGTCAGCTGTGCCAGGAAATGCACAACCTGTACGTAAGCCGCAACGTCAAGCAGCTGCAGAAGGAAATGTTCCGTCAAAGCCATCTGCCCAAGCAGGTAATGAACCCGCAAGAAGCGAACATCGAATTCGTTCGCGGCAATGTCGAGCTGGTGGCGCTGTGCGACGCGGAAGGCCGTGTGGCCGCCGAAGGCGCCCTGCCGTATCCTCCTGGCGTGCTGTGCGTGGTTCCGGGTGAAGTCTGGGGCGGCGCGGTTCAACGTTACTTCCTCGCGCTGGAAGAGGGCATCAATGTGTTGCCGGGCTTCTCGCCGGAGCTGCAGGGGGTTTACCTGCAAACCGATCCGGATGGACGCAAGCGTGCCTACGGGTATGTAATGAAAAAATAA
- a CDS encoding FIST signal transduction protein: MKIHSQRIRPGAVPEGPPAGAGLALVFADQSFFADAGFLDALGEAFAGVPLVGCSTAGEILGVEVTSHTAVIACLVFGAPDSRAEIAVTRIAGMPDSQSAGERLGAKLPHDSLAGVLLFGTGVAVNGSALVAGLAGVLPRGCGVFGGLAGDNGQFVKTWTLADGVASDDTIVAVGLYGSSLRLGNGSYGGWEPFGPLRKVTRAEQNMLYELDGERALDIYRRYLGEYAADLPGSGLLFPFEMQPGKDAANRVIRTILGIDEQTGALLLAGDVDPDGYLRLMHASTEHLIAGAGEAALLAARSIMACTGERLALLVSCVGRRLVMGERVDEEVEEVAGIFGASTVCCGFYSNGEISPVPGSAGSLLCNQTMTITLLGEAVGE; this comes from the coding sequence ATGAAAATCCATTCGCAGCGAATCAGGCCGGGAGCCGTGCCGGAGGGACCTCCGGCGGGGGCGGGGCTGGCGCTGGTGTTCGCGGATCAGTCTTTTTTCGCCGATGCGGGGTTTCTCGATGCGCTTGGCGAGGCCTTCGCGGGCGTGCCGCTTGTCGGGTGCTCGACCGCCGGAGAGATCCTGGGCGTCGAGGTGACCAGCCACACCGCCGTGATTGCCTGCCTGGTGTTCGGGGCTCCGGACAGCCGGGCCGAAATCGCCGTCACCCGCATAGCTGGCATGCCGGACTCGCAGTCGGCCGGCGAGCGGCTCGGAGCGAAATTGCCACATGATTCCCTGGCCGGAGTGCTGCTGTTCGGTACCGGCGTCGCCGTCAACGGCAGCGCGCTCGTCGCCGGGTTGGCCGGCGTGCTGCCGCGCGGATGCGGGGTTTTCGGGGGACTGGCGGGGGACAACGGCCAGTTCGTCAAAACCTGGACGCTGGCCGACGGAGTCGCCTCGGACGACACGATTGTCGCCGTCGGCCTTTACGGTTCGTCCTTGCGTTTGGGAAATGGATCCTATGGCGGTTGGGAGCCATTCGGCCCGCTTCGCAAAGTGACCCGCGCCGAACAGAACATGCTGTACGAACTCGACGGAGAACGGGCGCTGGATATCTACCGCCGTTATCTTGGCGAGTACGCGGCGGACTTGCCAGGCTCGGGGCTGCTGTTCCCGTTCGAAATGCAGCCGGGCAAGGATGCCGCCAACCGGGTGATCCGCACCATTCTGGGCATCGATGAACAGACCGGGGCGTTGCTTCTGGCCGGGGATGTCGATCCCGATGGCTATCTGCGCCTGATGCATGCGTCGACAGAACACTTGATCGCGGGCGCCGGCGAAGCCGCCCTTCTAGCCGCCCGCTCGATCATGGCGTGCACGGGCGAACGGCTGGCGCTGCTGGTCAGTTGCGTTGGCCGGCGTCTGGTGATGGGCGAGCGGGTCGACGAGGAGGTCGAGGAGGTGGCCGGTATTTTCGGCGCATCGACCGTCTGCTGCGGTTTTTATTCCAATGGCGAAATATCGCCCGTGCCGGGAAGCGCTGGCAGTTTGCTGTGCAACCAGACCATGACCATCACCCTGCTGGGCGAAGCGGTCGGGGAGTGA
- a CDS encoding methyl-accepting chemotaxis protein: protein MRRFSDWPIWLRLTGAIWLCLVLAWGGLIAWETRVSQDIAIDQAKDLAHSMNEMTLAGLTGMMMTGTVAKRDVFLDQIKELSAVRELKVLRGPAVNKQFGPGVGNDARPSDPMESAAVNEGKTYIGIESDPVKGEALRVVYPALASSNYLGKNCLMCHIVPEKTPLGAVSMRISLEKTHRAVEGFRNQSIVFACLVSLPLMAVVFLFIRRFVSRPLNAMSDGLVEIAKGEGDLTRRLDVRGGDEIGRAAASFNQMMATIADLVREVGAASAAVSASASALSEGAGRLARGSHHQNTQSVEAAGAVESLAGHIGEIASSAGEVYQRSGESLARSEEGRTSLAELKDDVGRVEGTVSMMSQAENDLMASTAAITDMTRQVREIAEQTNLLALNAAIEAARAGEHGRGFAVVADEVRKLAEKSAQSAIEIDEVTRSLNAKSDAVRQTVMASLEYLASSHRSAERVAEVLDAANESVSDVRQGLDQIVRVTEQQRQVSNTVTENIDAIAAMARENDEAIQGTVVSVGELERLSARLSELVSRFKV from the coding sequence ATGCGTAGATTTTCCGATTGGCCGATTTGGCTGCGTCTTACTGGCGCGATCTGGTTGTGTCTTGTTTTGGCATGGGGTGGGCTTATCGCCTGGGAAACGCGGGTCAGTCAGGATATCGCGATCGATCAGGCCAAGGATCTGGCCCACAGCATGAACGAAATGACCCTGGCGGGCTTGACCGGCATGATGATGACCGGCACGGTCGCCAAGCGCGATGTTTTCCTTGATCAGATAAAAGAGCTGTCGGCCGTGCGCGAATTGAAAGTATTGCGCGGTCCCGCCGTCAACAAACAATTCGGCCCCGGAGTGGGCAACGATGCGCGCCCCTCCGATCCGATGGAGAGCGCCGCCGTCAATGAGGGCAAGACTTACATCGGTATCGAGAGCGATCCGGTCAAGGGGGAGGCGCTGCGCGTCGTGTATCCCGCTCTGGCATCGAGCAACTATCTGGGTAAAAACTGTCTGATGTGCCATATCGTGCCCGAGAAAACTCCGCTCGGCGCAGTCAGCATGCGCATCTCGCTGGAAAAAACCCACCGGGCTGTCGAGGGGTTCCGCAATCAAAGCATCGTGTTCGCCTGTCTGGTGTCGCTGCCTTTGATGGCCGTGGTTTTCCTGTTCATCCGGCGCTTTGTCAGCCGGCCGCTGAACGCCATGTCGGACGGATTGGTCGAGATTGCCAAGGGCGAGGGCGATTTGACCCGGCGTCTTGATGTGAGGGGCGGCGACGAGATCGGCCGGGCGGCGGCCAGCTTCAATCAGATGATGGCGACGATTGCCGATCTGGTGCGTGAAGTCGGCGCGGCGTCCGCGGCGGTATCCGCCTCCGCATCGGCCTTGTCGGAGGGGGCGGGACGCCTGGCCCGCGGTTCCCACCATCAGAACACGCAATCGGTGGAGGCGGCCGGCGCGGTCGAATCCCTGGCCGGACACATCGGCGAAATCGCCTCCAGCGCCGGTGAAGTCTACCAGCGTTCGGGGGAAAGTCTTGCCCGTTCGGAAGAAGGGCGAACGAGCCTCGCCGAGCTCAAGGACGACGTCGGACGCGTGGAGGGCACGGTCTCCATGATGTCCCAGGCGGAAAATGACTTGATGGCGTCGACGGCGGCCATCACCGATATGACGCGTCAGGTTCGGGAAATCGCGGAGCAGACCAATCTGCTGGCGTTGAACGCGGCGATCGAGGCCGCCCGTGCCGGTGAACATGGCCGGGGTTTTGCCGTGGTCGCGGACGAAGTGCGCAAGCTTGCCGAAAAGTCGGCCCAGTCGGCGATCGAAATTGACGAGGTCACCCGTTCGCTCAATGCCAAATCCGATGCCGTACGGCAAACTGTCATGGCAAGCCTTGAATACCTGGCTTCCAGCCACCGCTCGGCCGAACGCGTGGCCGAAGTCCTCGACGCGGCGAATGAATCGGTTTCGGATGTCCGCCAGGGGCTGGACCAGATTGTCCGGGTGACGGAGCAGCAGCGGCAGGTGAGCAATACCGTCACGGAAAATATCGACGCGATCGCCGCCATGGCGCGCGAGAACGACGAGGCCATTCAGGGCACCGTCGTTTCGGTAGGCGAGCTGGAGCGCCTGTCGGCCCGGTTATCCGAACTGGTATCCCGTTTCAAGGTGTGA
- a CDS encoding LysR family transcriptional regulator yields MNELFPRTTLEQWRVLQAIVEHGSYAQAAEALFRSQSAISYTLARLQSQLGVTLLEPDGRRMKLTTIGETLLRDAMPLVKAAMQLEKRARSLNQGWEVEVRLAVDGLYPTALLIDALQSFQNICGQTRVELIEVVLSGGDEALLEGNVDLAIVCDLPSGFFGDKLFEAEFIAVSAPAHPLQTPAAPLGLDDLKNWTQVVVRDSGSRHPRDAGWLEARSRWTVTKAETAIEVVRAGLAFAWLPAHLIRDDLASGRLAALPLEYGSRRFAPVYLVLASPDEAGPAARAMADCFRRATLAACATTGDTADTRQ; encoded by the coding sequence ATGAACGAACTATTCCCTCGCACCACGCTGGAACAGTGGCGAGTTTTGCAAGCCATCGTCGAACATGGCAGCTACGCACAAGCCGCCGAAGCGCTGTTTCGCAGCCAGTCAGCCATCAGCTACACCCTGGCTCGCCTGCAAAGCCAGCTGGGTGTCACATTGCTCGAGCCGGACGGCCGACGCATGAAGCTCACCACCATCGGAGAGACCTTGCTGCGCGATGCGATGCCGCTGGTGAAAGCGGCCATGCAACTGGAAAAGCGCGCGCGCTCACTGAATCAGGGGTGGGAGGTGGAGGTCCGGCTGGCCGTCGACGGGCTTTACCCGACCGCGCTGCTCATCGACGCGTTGCAATCTTTTCAGAACATCTGCGGGCAAACCCGGGTGGAATTGATTGAAGTGGTGCTATCGGGCGGCGATGAAGCCTTGCTGGAAGGAAACGTCGATCTTGCCATCGTGTGCGATCTGCCCAGCGGCTTTTTCGGGGACAAGCTGTTCGAGGCCGAATTCATCGCCGTGAGCGCGCCCGCGCATCCTTTGCAGACGCCCGCGGCACCGCTCGGTCTCGATGATCTGAAAAACTGGACCCAGGTCGTCGTGCGCGATTCGGGTTCGCGCCACCCTCGCGACGCGGGATGGCTCGAAGCCCGCAGCCGCTGGACCGTGACCAAGGCGGAAACCGCGATCGAAGTGGTCAGGGCCGGACTGGCGTTTGCCTGGCTGCCCGCGCATCTGATCCGCGACGACCTGGCGTCCGGCCGGCTCGCCGCGCTGCCGCTGGAATACGGCAGCCGCCGCTTCGCACCGGTTTACCTGGTCCTGGCCAGTCCGGACGAGGCCGGCCCCGCGGCGCGCGCCATGGCTGACTGCTTCCGGCGGGCCACGCTCGCCGCGTGCGCCACGACAGGGGACACCGCTGACACGCGACAATAA
- a CDS encoding FkbM family methyltransferase has product MKNIPRPAPFMLLSTNHGSMIVNRNDYHASPGGTFGVGYELMSQSGYEQEEIDFVLALLASCLRDKGPGVLAIDCGANIGVHTIEWARFMYGWGHVIAFEAQEKIYYALAGNIVLNNCFNVNAMNSAVGAECGHIDIPEPDYLVPGSFGSFELKPSGCGEDIGQPIDYGNRPLRVEMVTLDSLALERVDLVKIDVEGMEEQVLAGAESLLRRHRPILFVEMLKSDKEAIRARLASLGYIVFPAGINALAIHESDPLRVRLKNEDGRLQLV; this is encoded by the coding sequence ATGAAGAATATCCCGCGCCCAGCGCCATTCATGCTGCTCTCGACCAATCATGGCAGCATGATCGTCAACCGCAACGATTATCACGCGTCGCCCGGCGGAACGTTCGGCGTCGGTTACGAATTGATGTCCCAGTCGGGCTATGAACAGGAGGAAATCGATTTTGTCCTGGCCTTGCTGGCCTCATGCTTGCGGGATAAGGGGCCGGGGGTACTGGCTATCGATTGCGGGGCGAATATCGGTGTGCATACCATCGAGTGGGCGCGCTTCATGTATGGCTGGGGCCATGTCATTGCCTTCGAGGCCCAGGAGAAAATCTACTACGCGCTGGCCGGGAACATCGTCCTTAATAACTGCTTCAATGTCAATGCCATGAACTCTGCCGTGGGGGCTGAGTGCGGGCACATCGATATCCCCGAGCCCGATTATCTTGTGCCGGGTTCATTCGGCAGTTTCGAATTGAAGCCGTCCGGATGCGGAGAGGATATCGGCCAACCTATCGATTACGGCAATCGCCCGTTGCGTGTTGAAATGGTGACGCTGGACTCCCTGGCGCTGGAAAGGGTCGATCTTGTCAAAATCGATGTCGAAGGCATGGAGGAACAGGTCCTGGCCGGAGCCGAGAGTCTGTTGCGGCGCCATCGTCCGATTCTCTTCGTCGAGATGCTCAAATCGGATAAGGAGGCGATCCGTGCGAGACTGGCGTCGTTGGGTTATATCGTGTTTCCGGCCGGTATCAATGCTCTTGCCATTCACGAAAGCGATCCGCTGCGGGTCCGGCTCAAGAACGAGGATGGGCGATTGCAGCTGGTCTGA
- a CDS encoding YchJ family protein, producing the protein MSRKSPVAAACPCGSGLAYTLCCQPFHGMSAFPPTAEALMRSRYSAFALKHAEYLRFSWHPDTCPESLDLDDEPLKWLGLTIVSTDKGLAGDLEGRVEFVARYKAGGRAGRLAEKSRFVRFDGRWVYLDGEVNA; encoded by the coding sequence GTGAGCCGAAAATCGCCCGTTGCGGCCGCCTGCCCCTGCGGCAGCGGCCTTGCCTATACCCTCTGCTGCCAGCCTTTTCATGGCATGTCAGCATTCCCTCCGACCGCCGAAGCGCTGATGCGCTCGCGCTATAGCGCGTTCGCCCTGAAGCATGCGGAGTACCTTCGTTTCAGCTGGCATCCGGATACGTGCCCGGAGAGCCTCGATCTCGATGACGAGCCCCTCAAGTGGCTGGGTCTGACGATTGTTTCCACCGACAAGGGTCTTGCCGGCGATCTTGAAGGCCGTGTCGAATTTGTCGCCCGCTACAAGGCCGGTGGCCGGGCCGGCCGGCTTGCCGAGAAGAGCCGGTTTGTTCGTTTTGACGGGCGCTGGGTTTATCTCGATGGAGAGGTGAACGCCTGA